A single Tuberibacillus sp. Marseille-P3662 DNA region contains:
- a CDS encoding thermonuclease family protein, with protein sequence MKKWLIALMMTMMLAGCSTNPDKGTEQPQSPQKEIEPIDPPDNAVSAKVIDVTDGDTIDVKMNGKKETIRMLLIDTPETYAGHDPYGKEATAFAEKLLDGKNIKLEIGDPKRGKYDRLLAYVYVDGKMYNQMILREGLARLAYIYPPNLKYINTLRDVESIAQRKDKNIWSIPGYVGNTDYHKDIVK encoded by the coding sequence ATGAAGAAATGGTTAATCGCCTTAATGATGACCATGATGTTAGCAGGATGTAGCACAAATCCTGACAAGGGAACTGAGCAGCCCCAATCGCCACAGAAAGAAATAGAGCCCATCGATCCTCCAGATAATGCTGTATCAGCGAAAGTGATCGATGTCACGGATGGCGACACAATTGATGTCAAAATGAATGGCAAAAAAGAAACGATCCGGATGCTTTTGATCGACACGCCGGAAACTTATGCCGGTCACGATCCATATGGTAAAGAGGCAACGGCATTTGCAGAGAAGCTCCTTGATGGGAAAAACATTAAATTAGAAATCGGCGATCCGAAACGTGGCAAATATGACCGTTTATTAGCTTATGTCTATGTTGACGGCAAGATGTATAATCAGATGATCCTGAGAGAAGGATTGGCGCGTCTGGCCTATATATACCCTCCCAACTTAAAATATATTAATACACTAAGGGATGTTGAGAGTATCGCTCAGCGTAAAGACAAGAATATCTGGAGTATTCCGGGCTATGTTGGCAACACCGACTATCATAAGGATATTGTAAAATAA
- a CDS encoding MurR/RpiR family transcriptional regulator, producing the protein MNGVLYKVRESLVYVKPAEKAVAQYILKDPEAVVSMSVQELAAESFSSAAAVMRYCQSLGYEGFKDLKLKLSGDLTVISLHDLERENLVPGDSIETMMSVTTNNNIQSLYDTMQLIDQEQLTKAYQYIVKAGKIDFYGVGSSFLIASDAVQKFMRINKMCAAYSDFHMQKVSAVNLSDHDVAVAISYSGETQQIIDCIQVAQSRGAKVIAITKYADTTISGMADAVLFVAAKEDEFRSAAMTSRIAQLNVIDMLYTACAYEEYDSALSHLNRTHQVVRQSKKGGQ; encoded by the coding sequence TTGAATGGAGTTTTATATAAAGTAAGGGAGTCACTTGTCTATGTCAAACCGGCGGAGAAAGCCGTCGCCCAATATATTTTAAAAGATCCGGAAGCTGTTGTGTCCATGTCTGTTCAGGAGCTGGCAGCGGAAAGTTTCTCTAGTGCAGCAGCTGTGATGAGATATTGTCAATCGCTTGGATACGAGGGATTTAAGGATTTGAAATTAAAATTATCCGGTGATCTTACTGTTATTAGTCTCCATGATCTTGAAAGAGAGAATCTAGTTCCCGGTGATTCGATTGAAACGATGATGTCCGTTACGACCAATAATAATATTCAATCGTTATACGATACGATGCAATTAATTGATCAAGAACAATTAACGAAAGCCTATCAATATATTGTTAAAGCAGGAAAAATTGACTTTTATGGTGTGGGTTCAAGTTTCTTAATTGCGTCTGATGCGGTTCAAAAATTTATGAGGATTAATAAAATGTGTGCCGCGTATAGTGATTTTCATATGCAAAAAGTCTCAGCAGTGAATCTTAGTGATCATGATGTTGCCGTGGCGATCTCCTATTCAGGTGAAACCCAGCAAATTATTGATTGCATTCAAGTCGCTCAATCGCGCGGTGCCAAAGTTATTGCGATTACCAAATATGCTGATACCACGATAAGTGGAATGGCCGATGCTGTATTATTTGTAGCGGCAAAAGAAGATGAATTTAGGAGTGCCGCAATGACATCAAGAATCGCGCAGCTGAACGTTATCGATATGTTATATACAGCTTGTGCTTATGAAGAGTATGACAGTGCGCTTTCCCATTTAAATCGTACGCATCAAGTGGTCAGGCAGAGTAAAAAGGGAGGCCAATGA
- a CDS encoding YqjF family protein, giving the protein MGLDTTHRPWPLPNQPWIMKQTWHDLLFAHWPVDPDMLGRFLPNSLPLDTYKGDAWISLVALSMSGVRPRGIPPVPFMSRFPELNVRTYVTVDGKPGVYFFSLDAASWMAVKLAGIAYHLPYFHARMNVTSESGKVSYTSKRYNGQRDFRCQYQAISEPYQAEKGTLDYWLAERYCLYTVHNQRVYRCNIHHQPWLLQKAEAHIEKNTMIDRRIQIKEDPAPLLRFSKQKDVRIWPLEKMR; this is encoded by the coding sequence ATGGGATTAGACACGACTCATCGACCATGGCCGCTGCCTAATCAGCCGTGGATCATGAAACAAACGTGGCATGATCTGTTGTTTGCTCATTGGCCTGTTGATCCGGACATGCTCGGTCGCTTCCTTCCAAATTCATTGCCGCTAGATACATACAAGGGTGATGCTTGGATCAGTTTAGTTGCTCTTAGCATGAGTGGTGTCCGGCCACGTGGTATTCCACCAGTTCCGTTCATGTCACGTTTTCCCGAATTGAATGTCCGGACCTATGTTACAGTGGACGGCAAACCCGGGGTGTATTTTTTTAGCCTTGATGCAGCCAGTTGGATGGCTGTTAAGCTGGCAGGGATTGCCTACCACTTGCCGTATTTTCATGCCCGCATGAATGTGACGTCCGAGTCGGGAAAGGTGTCGTATACAAGTAAAAGATATAATGGTCAACGAGACTTCCGCTGTCAATACCAAGCTATATCGGAACCCTATCAAGCAGAAAAAGGGACACTGGACTACTGGTTAGCCGAGCGATACTGCCTTTACACGGTTCACAATCAAAGGGTTTACCGCTGTAACATTCATCATCAGCCATGGTTGTTACAGAAAGCAGAAGCGCATATTGAAAAAAATACAATGATTGACCGCCGTATCCAAATAAAGGAGGATCCGGCGCCCTTGTTACGTTTTTCTAAGCAAAAAGACGTTAGAATCTGGCCATTAGAGAAGATGAGATAG
- a CDS encoding non-oxidative hydroxyarylic acid decarboxylases subunit C codes for MAYKDFRDFLSKLEEEGQLLNIDEEVMPEPDIGSAARAISNLGEQTPALKFNNINGYNNAQIALNIIGSWSNHALMMGMDKNTPVKDQFFEFARRYDQFPVGVQREETAPFHECEVNENINLFDMLPLFRLNQGDGGFYLDKACVISRDYTDSENFGKQNLGIYRMQVKGKDRLGIQPVPQHDIAIHLRQAEERGENLPVTIALGNEPVITTIAGTPILYDQSEYEMAGAIQGEPYKIVKSKDSNLDIPWGAEVVLEGEILAGEREYEGPFGEFTGHYSGGRSMPVIKVNRVYHRKNPIFETLYLGMPWTEIDYMMGINTCVPLYQQLKEAYPEEIVAVNAMYTHGLLAIISTKNRYGGFAKSVGMRALTTPHGLGYCKTVIVVDENVDPFNLPQVMWAISTKMHPKHDAITIPNLSVLPLDPGSEPAGITDKMILDATTPTAPETRGHYSQPLDSPVATEKWEKILQDKMKNNEE; via the coding sequence ATGGCCTATAAGGATTTTCGCGATTTCTTATCAAAGCTTGAAGAAGAAGGGCAACTTTTGAACATTGACGAGGAAGTCATGCCTGAACCGGATATTGGATCAGCGGCAAGAGCTATCAGTAATCTTGGCGAACAAACACCTGCGCTTAAATTTAACAATATTAACGGTTATAACAATGCGCAAATCGCTTTGAATATCATCGGTTCATGGTCCAACCACGCCTTAATGATGGGGATGGACAAGAATACACCAGTTAAAGATCAATTTTTTGAATTTGCCCGCCGTTATGATCAATTCCCGGTTGGTGTTCAACGCGAGGAAACCGCTCCGTTCCACGAATGTGAAGTGAACGAAAATATTAACTTGTTTGATATGCTCCCGTTGTTCCGTTTGAATCAAGGTGATGGCGGCTTTTACCTTGACAAGGCTTGTGTGATTTCCCGTGATTACACAGATTCGGAGAACTTCGGAAAGCAAAATCTAGGTATCTACCGCATGCAAGTCAAAGGAAAAGACCGCCTGGGTATCCAACCCGTCCCTCAACACGATATCGCGATTCATTTGCGTCAAGCCGAGGAGCGTGGCGAAAATTTACCCGTGACCATTGCGCTTGGAAATGAACCGGTGATCACAACGATTGCGGGAACGCCGATTCTCTATGATCAATCCGAATATGAAATGGCTGGAGCTATTCAAGGTGAACCTTATAAAATTGTGAAGTCCAAGGATTCCAATTTGGATATTCCATGGGGTGCTGAAGTTGTTCTTGAAGGTGAAATTCTTGCTGGTGAGCGGGAATATGAAGGACCGTTTGGCGAATTTACCGGTCACTATTCCGGCGGCCGCAGCATGCCTGTGATCAAAGTCAACCGTGTCTATCATCGTAAGAACCCAATCTTTGAAACATTGTATCTCGGTATGCCATGGACAGAGATCGATTATATGATGGGCATCAATACGTGTGTGCCTCTTTATCAGCAGCTTAAAGAAGCCTATCCAGAAGAAATTGTCGCTGTCAATGCGATGTACACCCACGGTCTTTTGGCTATCATTTCGACGAAAAATCGTTACGGCGGATTTGCGAAGTCTGTTGGCATGCGAGCGCTGACAACGCCACACGGTTTAGGTTATTGTAAGACAGTGATTGTCGTTGATGAAAACGTTGACCCATTTAACTTACCACAAGTCATGTGGGCGATTTCGACGAAAATGCATCCGAAACATGACGCCATCACGATTCCGAACTTATCTGTTCTACCGCTTGATCCAGGTTCTGAACCAGCGGGCATCACTGATAAAATGATATTGGATGCGACCACACCGACAGCACCAGAGACAAGAGGCCATTATTCACAGCCGCTTGATTCTCCAGTAGCAACGGAAAAATGGGAAAAGATTTTACAAGATAAAATGAAAAATAATGAGGAGTGA
- a CDS encoding purine/pyrimidine permease — protein MRLAFSSAQWMVFIMTSVIVAPLSVGNAFGMSQPEIADVLQRTFFVMALASLLQGVFGHKLPILNGPAGLWWGVFLMYAGFVSSTGDPEVVLRSLELGLLISGAVFILVSVFRKMNIVENMFTPIVTGTYLILLVTQLSGPFIKGVFGVDYLSDGVNLVVAVCAIVTMILAVLLSRSQNRFLSSYSVLISLVFGWVLFAIVGIAKPMTSHVSSWFSFPELLAWGVPTFDIGIVLTSIFTAFILMANMVASMNVVAGVTGKQDELNYNRSGFVMGVNQALTGLFAAVGGVPMATAAGFISTTRIAERLPFLIGSVAMLLISLFPPVMSFFASIPMPVGYAVIFLSISSLIGLGFSNYRRELGDEKSVFIISVSLMAGFGSMFVPQEAWAGFPTALTSILNNGLVVGVLLCIILEQVMKSKSDQKEGAQTSE, from the coding sequence ATGAGACTAGCGTTTTCTTCAGCACAATGGATGGTTTTTATTATGACCAGTGTCATTGTGGCTCCTTTATCAGTAGGGAATGCTTTTGGCATGTCCCAGCCAGAGATTGCCGATGTTTTGCAGCGGACGTTTTTCGTCATGGCTCTCGCATCACTCTTGCAAGGGGTGTTTGGACATAAGCTGCCCATACTAAATGGCCCGGCCGGATTATGGTGGGGCGTCTTTCTCATGTACGCCGGGTTTGTTTCATCGACGGGTGATCCAGAAGTCGTGTTACGGAGCCTTGAGTTGGGACTGCTTATCAGCGGTGCCGTGTTTATTTTAGTCAGTGTGTTCCGCAAAATGAATATTGTGGAAAACATGTTCACGCCAATCGTTACGGGGACTTATCTTATTTTACTTGTTACCCAGCTCAGCGGCCCGTTTATTAAAGGTGTTTTCGGTGTTGATTATTTATCAGATGGTGTGAATTTAGTTGTCGCTGTCTGTGCGATTGTAACGATGATTCTGGCTGTATTACTATCACGCAGCCAAAATCGTTTCTTAAGTAGTTATTCTGTGTTGATCAGCCTTGTGTTTGGGTGGGTGTTGTTTGCCATTGTCGGAATTGCTAAGCCAATGACGTCTCATGTGTCATCATGGTTCTCGTTCCCCGAACTATTAGCGTGGGGTGTTCCAACATTTGATATTGGCATCGTGCTCACTTCCATATTTACTGCGTTTATTCTTATGGCTAACATGGTGGCGAGTATGAATGTGGTGGCGGGTGTCACGGGTAAACAAGATGAACTCAATTATAACCGTTCCGGATTTGTGATGGGCGTGAATCAAGCGTTAACGGGTTTGTTCGCGGCAGTTGGCGGTGTCCCAATGGCGACGGCGGCAGGGTTTATATCCACAACCCGAATCGCTGAGCGCCTGCCATTTCTGATCGGGAGTGTTGCGATGCTTTTGATCAGCTTATTCCCGCCGGTGATGTCGTTTTTCGCGTCGATTCCAATGCCTGTCGGCTACGCGGTCATATTCCTGTCGATTTCCAGCTTGATTGGCCTCGGTTTTTCAAATTACCGTCGCGAGCTAGGGGATGAGAAGTCTGTATTTATCATCAGTGTATCGCTGATGGCTGGATTCGGATCGATGTTTGTCCCCCAAGAAGCTTGGGCTGGGTTTCCAACAGCGTTAACGTCGATTTTAAATAATGGCCTTGTTGTCGGTGTGCTGCTCTGTATTATTCTTGAACAGGTCATGAAATCAAAGAGTGACCAGAAAGAAGGAGCGCAGACAAGTGAGTAA
- a CDS encoding PTS transporter subunit EIIC: MNNRELAQSILDQLQGKQNIASFTNCITRLRVTVKDRSNINLDSIKQLDGVLGVVDDETIQVVLGPGKVTKVANEFQEITGIEGDTLEDDDEFDVASDTKASYKAKQTTKVQQLLRHIGNIFVPLIPGLVASGLILGIANIIMNLANPDAGVLDPAILDSNWYQLLKSIGGLLFGSLGIFVGINTAREFKGTLVLGGIAGLIIYAPVLSDIETLNLLGFDLQIGTGIGGLLGVIIAAYMFVKIEHYVRKRMPDSLDLLVTPLITILIGSLITLVVIQPIAGWIMSGLTWFLVDVMLKLGGIVGGYVLAATFLPLVTLGLHQGLIPVHLDLIENTGSTTLLPILAMAGAGQVGAAFAIYFKTKDQRLRKTIFNALPVGILGIGEPLIYGVVLPLGRPFITACLGAGFGGAFLSLQNVGAITVGPSGLALIPLIAGGNYLYYIIGLLIAYIGGFILTYFFGFKKEMVSRLYNTEEKSA; encoded by the coding sequence ATGAATAATAGGGAACTGGCGCAAAGCATATTAGATCAGTTACAAGGGAAACAGAATATCGCAAGTTTTACCAACTGTATTACTCGTCTACGTGTGACGGTTAAAGACCGTTCTAATATCAATCTCGATAGCATTAAACAACTTGATGGTGTATTGGGTGTTGTTGACGATGAAACCATTCAAGTTGTATTGGGTCCAGGGAAAGTGACAAAGGTAGCTAATGAATTCCAAGAGATCACGGGCATCGAAGGAGACACACTTGAGGATGATGATGAATTTGATGTTGCCAGTGATACGAAAGCCTCTTATAAAGCGAAACAAACGACCAAAGTTCAGCAATTGCTACGTCACATTGGCAATATTTTTGTTCCACTGATTCCAGGCTTAGTGGCCTCCGGGTTAATTCTGGGAATTGCCAATATTATTATGAACTTGGCTAATCCAGATGCTGGTGTCCTCGATCCCGCTATTTTAGACTCAAATTGGTATCAGTTATTGAAATCTATTGGTGGTCTTCTATTTGGTTCATTAGGTATATTTGTTGGCATTAATACGGCGCGTGAATTTAAAGGAACTCTGGTTCTTGGAGGTATCGCCGGACTTATAATATATGCTCCTGTGCTCAGTGATATTGAAACACTCAATTTACTCGGATTTGATTTACAGATCGGTACAGGTATTGGAGGGCTTCTTGGTGTTATCATAGCAGCCTATATGTTCGTAAAAATAGAACATTATGTTCGTAAAAGAATGCCTGATAGCCTTGATTTACTTGTAACACCACTCATTACAATTTTAATAGGATCTTTAATCACACTCGTTGTTATTCAACCGATTGCAGGTTGGATTATGAGCGGTCTTACTTGGTTTTTGGTTGATGTGATGCTGAAACTTGGAGGTATTGTCGGTGGTTATGTGCTTGCAGCAACCTTTTTACCGCTGGTTACGCTTGGATTGCATCAAGGACTTATCCCCGTACACCTTGATTTAATAGAAAATACAGGATCGACAACGCTATTACCGATTTTAGCTATGGCAGGTGCTGGACAAGTGGGTGCAGCTTTTGCGATTTATTTTAAAACAAAAGATCAACGTCTGCGCAAGACCATTTTTAATGCCTTGCCTGTTGGTATTTTGGGCATCGGTGAACCACTGATATATGGTGTGGTATTACCCCTTGGGCGCCCATTTATCACAGCATGTCTTGGAGCAGGATTTGGCGGAGCCTTCTTATCATTACAAAATGTTGGGGCGATTACCGTTGGTCCATCAGGTTTAGCATTAATTCCACTTATCGCTGGCGGTAACTATCTGTATTATATTATAGGATTATTGATTGCCTATATTGGCGGATTCATTTTAACCTATTTCTTCGGGTTCAAAAAAGAAATGGTTAGTAGACTTTACAATACAGAAGAAAAATCGGCATAA
- a CDS encoding non-oxidative hydroxyarylic acid decarboxylases subunit B, whose amino-acid sequence MKVIVGISGATGAIFGIRLLQLLKASDVETHLILSSWAMATIKHETSYTVDDVKQLADYAYSHKDQAARISSGSFQVDGMIVAPCSMKSMAAIRMGLADNLLTRSADVMLKERKKLLLLTRETPLSTIHLENMLELSRMGTIICPPMPAFYNHPQTIDELIDHVAFRTLDQFGIHIPEAKRWQGMKND is encoded by the coding sequence ATGAAAGTGATTGTCGGCATTTCTGGTGCAACTGGAGCGATCTTCGGCATCAGGCTATTGCAACTACTTAAAGCATCCGACGTGGAAACCCATTTGATTTTATCATCCTGGGCGATGGCCACCATCAAGCATGAAACATCTTACACTGTAGATGATGTCAAACAACTGGCTGATTATGCCTATTCACATAAAGATCAGGCTGCCAGAATTTCGAGTGGCTCTTTTCAAGTCGATGGTATGATTGTTGCGCCATGCAGCATGAAATCAATGGCCGCCATTCGCATGGGGCTCGCTGATAATTTGTTAACCCGTTCTGCGGATGTGATGTTAAAAGAGCGAAAGAAATTGTTGCTGTTAACGAGAGAAACTCCGCTCAGCACGATCCATTTAGAAAATATGCTTGAATTATCGAGGATGGGGACGATCATTTGCCCGCCAATGCCTGCTTTCTACAATCATCCACAAACGATTGATGAATTGATCGATCATGTCGCATTTAGGACACTTGATCAATTTGGTATCCATATCCCAGAAGCCAAACGCTGGCAGGGAATGAAAAACGATTAA
- the murQ gene encoding N-acetylmuramic acid 6-phosphate etherase, translating to MLEKLITETRNEKTMQLDEMSTYDIMKVMNEEDKTVPQAVEKEIESIEKAVKQVVDSFEKGGRLIYIGAGTSGRLGILDAVECPPTFGTDFEMVQGLIAGGQGALIKAVEGAEDDPNFAVKDLQAIQLSERDTVVGLAASGRTPYVIGGLEYGQKMGANTVAVSCNKNAEIGRVADVAIEVMVGPEILTGSTRLKSGTAQKLVVNMISTGAMIGIGKVYGNLMVDVQLTNKKLIERAKKIIALATQVDGHTAESYLKAAHYKPKVAIVMIKKQCRFEEAEQNLSSANGFVRQAIEL from the coding sequence TTGTTAGAGAAACTTATCACTGAAACACGTAATGAAAAAACGATGCAGCTTGATGAAATGTCAACGTATGACATCATGAAAGTGATGAATGAAGAAGATAAAACCGTTCCGCAAGCCGTGGAAAAAGAAATTGAATCAATCGAAAAGGCGGTTAAACAGGTCGTTGATTCTTTCGAAAAAGGCGGCCGACTCATCTATATTGGCGCAGGAACGAGCGGGCGTCTTGGTATTTTAGATGCTGTTGAGTGTCCGCCCACCTTTGGAACAGATTTTGAAATGGTGCAAGGGTTAATTGCTGGGGGTCAAGGTGCGTTAATTAAAGCCGTAGAAGGTGCTGAAGACGATCCTAATTTTGCCGTTAAAGATTTGCAAGCGATTCAATTGAGCGAAAGAGACACAGTCGTTGGTTTAGCGGCGAGTGGCAGAACACCCTATGTTATCGGCGGGTTAGAGTATGGCCAAAAAATGGGTGCGAACACAGTGGCTGTCAGTTGTAATAAGAACGCCGAGATCGGCCGGGTTGCCGACGTTGCAATTGAAGTGATGGTTGGACCTGAAATATTAACAGGGTCCACACGATTGAAGTCAGGAACGGCTCAAAAGTTAGTCGTCAATATGATTTCAACAGGTGCAATGATCGGTATTGGCAAAGTTTATGGAAATTTGATGGTCGATGTTCAGTTAACGAATAAAAAGCTGATCGAACGCGCAAAAAAAATCATTGCTTTGGCAACACAAGTCGATGGCCATACGGCAGAAAGCTATTTGAAAGCCGCTCATTATAAACCCAAAGTCGCTATTGTCATGATCAAAAAGCAGTGTCGGTTTGAAGAAGCTGAACAAAATCTTTCATCAGCCAACGGTTTTGTCCGACAAGCGATAGAACTTTAA
- a CDS encoding ring-cleaving dioxygenase: protein MQIKGQHHVSSITAKAPDNFDFYTDILGLRLVKKSVNQDDTSVYHLFYADERGNPGTDLTFFEIPMAGRNHAGNNSISAVSMRVKNDAALSYWKQRFEDKHVDHDDIIDRAGRQTLAFRDHEGHRMILVSDEHNHGVEGGTPWDKSPVPQEYGIRGLGPVTLTVPDAAPTVNVLTNVLGFEQADSYPSNISGQPDIVVYTNGEGGTGAEVHLEVRTDLPRERLGRGGVHHVAFRVEDEDELREWIDRIQSARIPHSGFVDRHYFRSLYFREPNGILFELATDGPGFDTDEDLDHLGEALSLPPFLEDQREQIEAKLQPLDTKTSH from the coding sequence ATGCAAATCAAAGGGCAACACCATGTGTCTTCCATCACGGCCAAGGCGCCAGATAACTTTGACTTTTATACCGACATTCTAGGGCTTCGGCTTGTTAAAAAATCGGTCAACCAAGATGATACCTCCGTATATCATCTGTTCTATGCAGATGAAAGAGGTAACCCTGGTACAGACTTGACGTTTTTTGAAATTCCGATGGCGGGGAGAAACCACGCCGGCAATAACAGTATTTCCGCGGTGTCCATGCGTGTGAAAAATGATGCGGCTTTATCTTATTGGAAGCAGCGTTTTGAAGACAAACATGTTGACCACGATGACATCATCGACCGCGCCGGCCGTCAAACGTTGGCATTTAGGGATCATGAAGGTCACCGGATGATTTTGGTTTCAGATGAACATAACCATGGCGTCGAAGGCGGGACACCATGGGATAAGAGTCCAGTTCCGCAGGAATACGGGATCCGTGGGCTCGGTCCGGTCACATTGACGGTCCCCGATGCTGCTCCGACGGTTAACGTGCTCACCAATGTATTAGGTTTTGAACAAGCCGATTCTTATCCAAGTAATATCTCTGGACAACCCGATATTGTTGTTTATACGAATGGGGAAGGCGGAACCGGCGCTGAAGTCCATTTAGAAGTTCGGACGGATTTGCCGCGGGAACGTCTTGGCCGCGGCGGTGTCCATCATGTTGCTTTCCGCGTGGAAGACGAGGATGAACTCCGTGAGTGGATTGACCGTATTCAATCGGCTAGAATCCCTCACTCCGGTTTTGTTGATCGACATTATTTCCGCTCTTTATATTTCCGGGAACCCAACGGCATTTTGTTTGAATTAGCCACTGACGGTCCAGGATTTGACACGGATGAAGATTTAGATCACCTTGGGGAAGCCTTGTCACTGCCTCCTTTCCTTGAAGACCAAAGAGAGCAGATTGAGGCTAAGCTGCAACCTTTAGATACGAAGACATCTCACTAA
- a CDS encoding LysR family transcriptional regulator — MDIRQLKYFVAIAEEGNITKAAHRLHMAQPPLSRQLKQMEDELDVQLFERNKKKQVTLTYEGNVFLNRAKNILNQFEDSIIEVQELKEKVSGTLAIGSTIFCANMMLSKIVSLRENHPDLTFNIWEGDSVRLNELLENRQIEIAITSSPVPKGNIERKKLSSDPYVLVLPKKWSIDIPDNIELAGISDLPLVLLRPNRGIGLYDHVILEFNRRDLHPNILCECHDSVLLFSLVAAGFGATILPSSMLSLSDISQFRTINIKSNPLLLEPAILWRSNSYLSKPAQEFIALFGDD, encoded by the coding sequence TTGGACATCCGGCAATTAAAATATTTTGTCGCCATCGCTGAAGAAGGTAACATAACGAAAGCAGCCCATCGTCTCCACATGGCTCAACCGCCTCTAAGTCGACAATTAAAACAAATGGAAGATGAACTCGATGTTCAATTATTCGAAAGAAACAAGAAAAAGCAGGTGACCTTAACTTACGAAGGCAACGTATTTCTCAATCGGGCCAAAAACATCTTAAATCAATTTGAGGATTCAATCATTGAAGTGCAAGAATTGAAGGAAAAAGTCAGCGGGACTCTAGCTATAGGCTCTACAATTTTTTGTGCAAATATGATGTTATCGAAGATTGTCTCCCTTCGTGAAAACCATCCTGATTTGACATTTAACATCTGGGAGGGTGATTCGGTTCGTTTAAACGAGCTATTGGAGAACAGACAAATTGAGATTGCGATTACATCAAGCCCTGTACCTAAAGGGAATATCGAAAGGAAAAAGTTATCATCCGATCCTTATGTCTTGGTGTTGCCTAAGAAATGGTCCATTGATATACCTGACAACATCGAATTAGCTGGGATTTCTGACTTGCCTTTGGTACTGCTCAGGCCTAACCGGGGTATTGGCCTGTATGATCACGTCATTCTTGAATTTAATCGTCGAGACCTGCATCCGAATATCCTTTGTGAATGTCATGATTCCGTTCTCTTGTTCAGTTTGGTGGCGGCAGGATTCGGGGCGACAATATTACCATCATCCATGCTGTCGCTGAGTGACATCAGCCAGTTCCGAACCATTAATATCAAAAGCAATCCTCTATTATTAGAACCAGCCATTCTTTGGCGCTCAAATAGTTACCTATCGAAGCCGGCACAGGAATTTATCGCGCTTTTTGGTGATGATTAA
- a CDS encoding pyridoxamine 5'-phosphate oxidase family protein: MNGLSEGLCTFLNGHDLDQKIHEAMLLVTVDENGRPHMAMISVGEVVAVSPNHLRLALWPSSTTTANLLRNGQSNLTIIYHGAAYYLKLHVDTLPELKETKYPRQRFEATVTSVKEDTSNYAEITSGIQINLQDPEEVVNRWRATINDLLK, translated from the coding sequence ATGAATGGTCTATCTGAAGGCCTTTGTACATTTTTGAATGGACATGATCTTGATCAAAAGATTCATGAAGCAATGTTGCTTGTGACGGTAGATGAGAACGGCAGACCGCATATGGCCATGATTAGTGTTGGTGAGGTGGTCGCCGTCAGTCCGAATCACCTGCGGCTGGCACTGTGGCCAAGCTCAACGACAACGGCTAACTTACTACGGAACGGCCAATCAAACCTGACAATCATTTATCATGGCGCGGCTTATTATTTGAAACTTCATGTGGATACTCTACCGGAATTAAAGGAAACGAAGTACCCGAGGCAACGCTTTGAAGCGACAGTGACTTCCGTGAAGGAGGACACGTCCAATTACGCTGAGATCACTTCCGGCATCCAAATCAACCTTCAAGATCCGGAGGAAGTTGTGAATCGCTGGCGCGCAACCATTAATGATTTATTGAAGTGA
- a CDS encoding non-oxidative hydroxyarylic acid decarboxylases subunit D, translated as MHICPRCESKKATMVSESPVQGTWEVYLCSVCLYTWRSSEPEAMVNPEKYNPAFKVDPEDVPNAHEVPAVPERLPDTEKGK; from the coding sequence ATGCATATCTGTCCACGCTGCGAGTCAAAGAAAGCGACGATGGTGAGTGAGTCACCCGTCCAAGGGACTTGGGAAGTTTATCTATGCTCAGTTTGTTTGTATACATGGCGTTCATCTGAGCCTGAAGCCATGGTTAACCCGGAAAAATATAATCCAGCTTTCAAGGTTGATCCTGAAGATGTTCCGAATGCCCATGAGGTACCTGCTGTACCAGAAAGGTTACCTGATACTGAAAAAGGTAAGTAA